In the genome of Neisseria lactamica, the window TGTTTTCGTATTCGTTCGGGCCGGTTACGCCGTGAATCATGTATTTGCCGTTGCGTTTGGAGAAGTGGACGCGGTCCGCCCAGAAGCGGGACACTTCGACCAAGACTTCCAAGCCTTCTTTGGCAAGATAGCCCTCGTCGCCAGTGTAGTTGGTGTAGTTGTAGATGGCGTAAGGAATCGCGCCGTTGCGGTGGATTTCCTCGAAGGTGATTTCCCATTCGTTGTGGCACTCGATGCCTGTAAACGTTACCATCGGATAGAGTGCGCCCGCCAAGCCCTGTTCGCGCGCGTTGTGCTGCGCCTGCGGCAGTTGGTTGCGGCGGTATTGCAGCAGGTTGCGGGTAACTTCGGGTTCAGCCAGCGCGAGGTAGAGCGGCACGGCGTAGGCTTCGGTGTCCCAATAGGTCGCGCCGCCGTATTTTTCGCCGGTAAAGCCTTTCGGGCCGATGTTCAGTCGCGCGTCTTCGCCGTAGTAGGTGGAGAACAGTTGGAACAGGTTGAAGCGGATGCCTTGTTGCGCTTCGTCGCTGCCTTCGATGACCACGTCGGCGATTTCCCAACGGTGCAGCCAGCCTGCTTTGTGCGCGTCCAGCAAGGTTTCAAACGCAACGCCTGCGATTTTTTCCGACAAGGCGCGACCTGCGGCTTTCACTGCTTCCAAGCCCTGATAATCGCGGCTGGTGGTAACAATCACGCGTTTTTCAAAGGTTTCGGGCGTGCCGCCGACTTCGGCCTCGAAAGAATTGGAGACCTGCCAGTCGGTTTGGCTGCCGCCTAGGGCTTTGAAGCTGCCGGCGAAGGTTTGCTCGGCGTTGACGATGAATTGTTCCACGCCGAAGGGGTTGGCGACGGTTTGGGTGGCAATGTAGGAGAGACCGTCTGAAACGCCTTTGTCCAATACCTGCCAGAATTTTTCTTCGTAGTTGGAGTCTTCGTTTTTCACGTCGGCATCGATGATGGAATCGATGCGGACTTGGTGGGTTTTACCGTCAACGGATACGGCTTCCCAGCGGATAACCGCCAGCTCTTTTTGCGCGACGGACAGGAATTTGCACACATCGAAACGCACGCCGAATACGGTGAACGAGCGGCGCAATACGCCGTGCCGCATATCGAGTTCGACGGCGAAGCCGGCAACGTCGTTTTTCGCCAAGTCCACCTCTTGCCCGTCGACAAAGATTTTGACTTTGCTGAAATTGAGCGCGTTGATGGCTTTGCCGAAATATTTGGGATAGCCGTTTTTCCACCAGCCGACGCGGGTTTTGTCGGGAAACCACACGCCGGCGATGTAGGTGCCCAAGTGGCTGTCGGCGGAGTAGGTTTCCTCAAAGCTGCCGCGCATACCCATATAGCCGTTGCCCAAGCTGGTCAGGCTCTCTTGCAGCCGTTTGTGTTCTTTTTCCAGTTTTGCCGAACGCAGCGTCCAAGGGCTGATTTCCATAATTCTTGTGTACATCGTAAAGCTCCTGTTTTGATGGTTTTATGGCAAACCGTTTGGAAATACGGTTTGCCTTATTGAATCGGATAAAGCGTCGGCAGAAGTCTCAGACGGTCTTTCTGCCGATAAATAAAAAGATTATGCGCCGCCGTGCGTTTCTTTAATCAGGAACACGGAAAACGCGCCCAGCAGCAGCACGAAGCCCGCCGCCAAAAACATATTGGCCTGCAAGCCGCCCAGCATCGGGAAAAGCACGAAACTCAACAGCGAAGCGACGATTTGCGGCATACAGATAGAGCCGTTAAACAGACCCAAGTAAGTGCCCATATGCTTGCCCGACAAGGCGTTGGTCACAATCGTCAGCGGATAAGTGATAATGCCCGCCCAAGCGATGCCGATTAAGGTATAAGACAACACCAGCGCGTATTGGTTGCCGATGAAGAAAACGGAGAAAAAGCCGAGCGCGCCCAAAGCCAAACAGCCGAAATAACCCGCCTTATGGTATTTATTCGGTACTTTTGCCAGAATAAACGAACAAATCACCGCCGCAACCGACTGCACCGCCGCCAAAACGCCGTACCAGTTGCCCGCCTCCTGATAACCTACGGAAGACGCATCAGTGGTGTGCCAGACGTTTTCCGCAATCGCGCCTGCCGAGTAAGTCCACATATATTGGAAGGCAAACCAGCAGAAAAACTGTACCAGAGTAACCGTCCAAAACGCTTTAGGTGCGGTTTTTAAGAGTTCGAACCAGTTGGCTTTTTCCTGATTCGCGGCGACATCGATGCCGTGGTAACGGGCATAGGTTTCCGGGTCGTATTCTTTGACTTTGAAGATTGTGAACGCACTGGTAATAATCAGTAATGCCGCGCCCACATAGAATGCTACGACCACGGTTTGTGGCACAACGCCTTTCTCGGCGGTGTTCGCCAAACCGATATACGCAAACACAAACGGCAGAATCGCCGCCACGACCGCGCCCGTATTCGCTAAGAAACTTTGAATCCCGTAGGCGTAGCTTTTCTGCTCCTCGTTGACCATATCGCCGACCATCATCTTAAACGGCTGCATCGCCATATTCGACGACACGTCCAACAGCGCAATCATCAGCGCGCCGAACGACAAGGCTGCCAGCGACGCATAGCCGAAACCGAAGCTGCCCGAGTTCGGCATCAAAATCATCACGATAACCGCAATCAGCGTGCCGTAAAGCAGATACGGCAGGCGGCGGCCGCCCAAGCGCGGCTTCCAAGTGCGGTCTGAGTAGTAGCCCACTATCGGCTGCACCAGCATCCCCGCCAGCGGCGGCAGGATGAAAAACCAGCCCAAATTGTGCGGGTCTGCGCCTAGCGTTTGAAAAATGCGGCTCATTTGCGAGCTTTGCAGGGTAAAGGCCGTCTGAACGCCGAGATAGCCGAAGCTCAACATCCAAATCGTGCTTTTTGCCAGCGCGGGCAAACCTTGTTTTGCTGTTTGAGGCGTATATTCCGACATAAGGTAAATCCTTTTTTGATTTGAAAAGTATAGTGGATTAAATTTAAACCAGTACGGCGTTGTCTCGCCTTAGCTCAAAGAGAACGATTCTCTAAGGTGCTGAAGCACCAAGTGAATCGGTTCCGTACTATCTGTACTGTCTGCGGCTTCGTCGCCTTGTCCTGATTTAAATTTAATCCACTATATTTGCTTTGGAAAATCCGAAATGGTTGCCGGTGCGGCGATCCCCTATCATTATTATTTTTTTTGTCTGTATAATTTCAAAGGGATAGGCGGATTTTATGAATCCTGCCCGATTTTGGCAATACCGGTTCGCGGATAAACTGGCTTAAATCAAATTATCGGTTAAAATGGCCGTCTGAAATTTGTTTGATGAAAACGAGAAAACTATGTCCCAACAATACGTCTATTCTATGCTGCGCGTAAGCAAGGTTGTGCCGCCGCAGAAAACCATCATTAAAGATATTTCCCTTTCTTTCTTCCCCGGCGCGAAAATCGGTTTGCTCGGTTTGAACGGCGCGGGCAAGTCCACCGTGCTGCGGATTATGGCGGGTGTGGATAAGGAATTTGAGGGCGAAGCCGTGCCGATGGGCGGCATTAAAATCGGCTACCTGCCGCAAGAGCCTGAGCTTGATCCAGAGAAAACCGTGCGTGAGGAAGTGGAAAGCGGTTTGGGCGAAGTGGCTGCCGCGCAGAAACGTTTGGAGGAAGTGTATGCCGAGTACGCTAATCCCGATGCGGATTTTGACGCGCTGGCAGAAGAACAGGGCCGCTTGGAAGCGATTATCGCGGCGGGTTCGTCCACGGGCGGCGGTGCGGAACACGAATTGGAAATCGCTGCCGACGCGCTGCGCCTGCCTGATTGGGATGCCAAAATCGGCAATCTGTCCGGCGGTGAAAAACGCCGTGTGGCTTTGTGCAAACTTTTGTTGAGTAAGCCCGATATGCTGCTGCTGGACGAGCCGACCAACCACTTGGATGCGGAATCGGTGGAATGGCTGGAGCAATTCTTGGTGCGTTTCCCCGGCACAGTCGTTGCGGTAACGCACGACCGCTACTTCCTCGACAACGCCGCCGAATGGATTTTGGAACTCGACCGCGGACACGGTATTCCGTGGAAAGGCAATTACTCGTCTTGGCTGGAGCAGAAAGAAAAACGCTTGGAAAACGAGGCAAAATCCGAAGCCGCGCGCGTGAAGGCGATGAAGCAGGAATTGGAATGGGTGCGCCAAAATGCCAAAGGCCGCCAAGCCAAGTCCAAAGCGCGTTTGGCTCGTTTTGAAGAAATGAGCAACTATGAATACCAAAAACGCAATGAAACGCAGGAAATCTTTATCCCTGTTGCCGAGCGTTTGGGTAATGAAGTGATTGAATTTGTGAATGTTTCCAAATCGTTTGGCGATAAAGTGCTGATTGACGGTTTGAGCTTCAAAGTACCTGCGGGCGCGATTGTCGGCATCATCGGCCCGAACGGCGCGGGTAAATCGACACTGTTCAAAATGATTTCGGGCAAAGAGCAGCCTGATTCCGGCGAGGTGAAAATCGGACAAACCGTGAAAATGAGCTTGATTGACCAAAGCCGCGAAGGTTTGCAAAACGACAAAACCGTGTTCGACAACATTGCCGAAGGCCGCGACATTTTGCAGGTCGGGCAGTTTGAAATTCCCGCCCGCCAATATTTGGGACGCTTCAACTTCAAAGGCAGCGACCAAAGCAAAATCGCGGGGCAGCTTTCCGGCGGCGAACGCGGACGTTTGCACTTGGCAAAAACCTTGTTGGGCGGCGGCAATGTATTGCTGCTGGACGAACCGTCCAACGACCTCGACGTAGAAACCCTGCGCGCGCTGGAAGACGCGTTGCTGGAATTTGCCGGCAGCGTGATGGTGATTTCGCACGACCGTTGGTTCCTCGACCGTATTGCTACGCATATCTTGGCTTGCGAAGGCGACTCCAAATGGGTGTTCTTCGACGGCAACTATCAGGAATACGAAGCCGACAAGAAACGCCGTTTGGGTGAAGAAGGCGCGAAACCGAAACGCATCAAATACAAACCGGTAACGCGTTAACCCACGAAGCAATGCCGTCTGAAAGGCTTTCAGACGGCATTTTTACAAGGCAGCACCGTTTAAAACAGCATCGCAATCCTCAAGACAATCAAGGTCATCACCGCAGCCGCCATATCATCCGCCATAATCCCCAAGCCGCCGTGCAGGTTTTTGTCAAACCAGCCGACGGGGAGCGGTTTGAGCGCGTCAAACAGACGGAATAGGACGAACGCCGCCAGCCACCACGCCCATTTAAACGGAACGAAAGCCAGCACAAACATCATCGCGACGATTTCATCCCACACGATGCCGCCGTGGTCGGATACTCCGCTTTCCTTTTCCGCACACGCGCAAATGCGTATGCCCCAAACAAACAGCACGGCGCACAACAATGCCAGCAGCCATCCGTCCACACCCGCCAATATCAGCACAAATGCCAAAGGCAGTGCCGCCAAAGTACCGAATGTTCCCGGCGCAAACGGAGCCAGCCCGCTGCCGAAACCGAAAGCCAAAAAACGCAAGGGACGCTGCCGCAGCCACGCCCAATCAGGTTTAAAATCAGCCAAAATGATCGAATCCTAAAGAATGTAGTTCCAATTCCCTGCCGCCGGCATCTAAAACCTTCAGACGGCATCCTCCGTTGATTTTGCCGATGCGCGTTACCGGCACGCCGCACCGTTCCGCCGCATCAAGCACGCGGCTGCGGCAACTTTCCGATGCGGTAAAAACCAGCTCGTAATCATCACCTCCCGCCAAAGTATAAGACAGCCATTGCGCTCGGGGCAAAATATCTTTCAATACAGATAAAGACGGCAACGAATCGGCCCAAATTTCCGCCCCCACGCCGGAAGCGGTCAGGATATGCCCCAAATCTTGCGCGAGGCCGTCTGAAACATCCTGCGCCGCCCTGGCAAACGGCAACAGCGCAAGCCCCAGCCCAACCCTTGGCTCGGGGCGGAGTAGCTTTTGTTCGCATTCGGCAAACACATCATCCGGCAACACACACCGTTTCAGACGGCAGTTCAAAGCCGCCGCCGCCATACCGACACGCCCCGACGCCCAAATATCGTCGCCCGCAACCGCCGCATCACGCCGCAATGCCCTCCCCTTCGGCAATTCGCCGATAATGGTTACATTGAACGCCATATCGCCCTTGGTCGTATCGCCGCCGATTAACGTTACGCCAAACTTTTTTGCCAAATCAAAAAAGCTGCCGCAAAACCGTTTCAGCCATACCTCATCCAATTCGGGCAACGCCGCACTCAGCAGCACCCAACGCGGTATCGCACCCATTGCCGCCATATCCGAAATATTGACGGCTAAAACCTTCCAAGCCAAGTCTTCAGGTTTGACATCTGCAAAAAAATGCCTATCCTTCAAAAGCATATCCGCACTGAAACACAAATCGAAACCCTCGCGCGGGCGGACAATCGCCGCATCGTCGCCTATGCCCAATACGACATCCTTATCCGTGCCTGTTTGCAAATACCGTTTGATGAAGTCAAATTCTTTCATATCCCAAAATATCCGGCGAGTAAAGCCAATTTATAGTGGATTAAATTTAAATCAGGACAAGGCGACGAAGCCGCAGACAGTACAAATAGTACGGCAAGGCGAGGCAACGATGTACTGGTTTAAATTTAATCCACTATAAATCATAGCAAGGCAGCAAAGGCCGTACAAACAATAAAAGCGGCTTATCCGGTGTTTCAGCGTATTTCAAGCCGCACCGCCTTTACCATACCGTACCCGTATGCACCGACCACCCTGTTTCAACACGCAAACCACATATAAAGCACCGCACTGCGCGCCGCCCCGAATGCAATCCGCCACCGATTAGGTTCAATTTCCGCAAGCGGCTGATTTCCAAGCAAAAAGGAATGGGGATAAAACCATATCCGGCATACAGTGCCGCACACATCGGGCACGATTCCATCCCTTTCACAATGAGGGGAAGGTGTGAATTTATATGAATTATCCCTTTTGCTATGGGCAAACCCGCATCCTACCGCCTTAAAATCAGAGTTTCAACCGACAGGGAGCTGCAATGGGACACAAACCTGAACCTGAACCCAAACCTGAATCTGCCCCGATTCTGACAATAACTGTTTCAGAAAACCATCCAAAAAAAACCCCGCAAAAGCGGGGTTTTTTCACATCATCAATGCCGGCCGGCGTTAAACGGACACTGCAACAGCATCCGGTATAAAATCCGCCAACCTCATACATAGGCAGGATATTGCCCCGCCTTAGTGTTAGTGATGATTGTGTGCAGGCTCAACCTGACGGGTTACGATGCTGCGGATTTTCACATCCACACGGCGGTCAGGTTCGATACACGCAATCAGAGCCTCGCGTTTTTTGGCTTTAGAGGCTTTCGCACCCAGTTTGGCAACTTCGGCTTCACAAACTTGGGTCATTTGCGCTTGAGACTCGCCCAGACCGGCGGCAGAAGTTTTGGAAGCAGGTACGCCGTTGCTGACCAAGTAGTTTGCCACTACGTTGGCACGGCGTTCGGACAGAGCCTGATTGTATTTTTCAGAACCCATAAAGTCGGTATGGCCTTCGACGCGGACAGATTGGACATTAGTTTGGGCAAGGCGTTGCGCCAATACTTTCAGGTTGTCTTGGGCTTCGGCACGCAATGAATCTTTATCGAAACCGAACAGGGTTTTGGCAGACAGGGAAACGGTTTCGTCAACATATTGCGGAGCCTGTTCCACGACGGCGGCAGGCTCGGGGGCGGCAACCGCGTCGCCGCATTCTGCGCGGCCTTGGCTTGCTTTATCGAAGTAGGCGTTTTTCCAGCATTCGCCATAGTTGTTGCGTACGATTTCGTGCGACTGACCGCTTACGGTGTAACCCTGAACGGACGCTTCGCCCGCAACAGCGGTGCCGGAAGCAAGCAATGCAACGAATAATGCGCTTAATTTCAGCTGTTTGGTCATTTTATTCCCTCATTAAATTTGTACAGCAGATACAGGAGAAGCTGCTGAATTGCCAACATACGGGCCGCTGTAAAACTTGGCGGCAAATCGGATATTTCAGTCTCCACTATAAAGAAACCCGGGGCGGACTGTCAATACTCAACGCCTGAAAACAAGTATGGGACGGTCTGCGTCCCGATGCCCGGACAGGTTGAAAAATTAATTTTACTTCATTATGTTAGAGATTATGTTAGGGGGATTGCCGCCGTATCGCGCCCCTGCCGTTGCACAAAAACAACAAACTTGCCGGCAACGCCGCGTACCTTAGCGGCAAGAAAATGTGGTAGATTGCAAACGATATGCAGCCACCGATACAGAATATATACCGGACCGATATGAAATTACAGCAATTGAAATACGCCTTGGAAGTTTACCGGCACAACCTGAATGTTTCCGAAGCAGCCGAAGCCTTGTTTACCTCGCAACCGGGCATTTCCAAACAAATCAAGTTATTGGAAGAGGAAATCGGCATTCGGATTTTTATCCGCAGCGGCAAGCGCGTGGTTTCCGTCTCGCAGCCGGGCAAGGCGGTTTTGGATATTGCGGAGCGTATTTTGCGCGATGTGCAGAACATTAAAAACATCGGCAGCGAGTTTACGGGGCATGACAGCGGTTCGCTGACGGTTGCCACGACGCATACGCAGGCGCGTTATGCCCTGCCCCTGATTGTTGCCGATTTCGTGAAACGCTACCCGAAGGTCAATCTGACCATCAAACAGGGAAGCCCGTCCGCCATTGTGCGGATGACTGCTTCGGGCGAGGCGGATTTGGCGATTGTCACGGAACGGATAGACGACGGGCCGGAACTGGCGGGGCTTCCCTGTTATGAGTGGACGCACGCGGTTATCGTACCGGGCGATCATCCGCTGCTCGAGTGCAGAAACCCCCTCCGCATTGAAGATTTGGCAAGGTTTCCGCTGGTTACTTATGAGTTTGCATTCAATGCGGGCAGCAGCATCGCACGGGCATTCGCCAAAGCCCGTTTGGAACGGCCCGATGTCGCGTTGGCGGCGGCGGATACGGACGTATTAAAGACTTATGTGCGTTTGGGGCTGGGGGTGGGCCTGATGGCGAAGATGGCTTACAACCCGGATACGGACGGCGATTTGCAGCTTGTGGATGCCGCGCATTTGTTCGAACCTTCCCCGACTTGGATTGCCTTACGCAGCGACACTTATTTGCGCGGATATGCCTACGACTTTATCCAAGCGTTTGCGCCGCATTTGACGCGCGAGAAGGTGGATAGGATTTTGTACACCCCCGTCGGAGAAGATTTCTCGATTTAGCGTCCTGCCTTCAGACGGCATATTTTGCGGGCGAAGACGGACACCCGTGCCGTCTGAAAGTGTTTTTCGGGGAAATGCCCGCCCGTATGCCGCCTGCCGGACGGCGGCGCATCAAATGGCGTGCGAACAGCCGGACACCATTTTCTTCAGCGCCTGCAGGTTGAGGATTTTGATGTGTTTGTGTTCGACGGAAATCAGCCCTTCCTGATGGAATTTGGACAATGTGCGGCTGACGGTTTCGAGTTTCAGGCCGATATAGCTGCCGATTTCTTCGCGCGACATACGCAGGATGAAATCGTTGGCGGCAAAACCGCGCGAATAAAGGCGTTGGGAAAGGTTTAACAGAAAGGCGGCAATCCGCTCTTCGGCACGCATATTGCCCAAAAGCAGCATTACCCCCTGGTCGCGCACGATTTCGCGGCTCATCATACGGAAAAAGTGGGTACGCAGGCTGGGGATATTCTGACCGAGTTCTTCGATATGGGTAAACGGCAGCTCGCATACCTCGCTGTCTTCCAAGGCGACCGCGTCGCAACTGTGCACGTGGGAACAGATGCCGTCCATACCGATGAGTTCGCCCGACATAAAGAAACCCGTTACCTGATCGCGTCCGTCCTGACTGGCGACGGTTGTTTTGAAGAAACCCGAACGGATGGCAAAGAGCGAGGTAAAGGCTTCGCCGGCACGGAACAGGTATTCGCCTTTTTTCAGGCGGCGGCTTTGGCGGATGACGGCATCGAGTTGGCTGAACTCGTTGGGCAGCAGCCCGACAGGCAGGCAGAGTTCCCTCAGGGAACAGGAAGAACACAGCGTTTTCATCTGATGTGTAGTATTATGCGGAGCCATACCGTACCTTTTTGTG includes:
- a CDS encoding CysB family HTH-type transcriptional regulator; translation: MKLQQLKYALEVYRHNLNVSEAAEALFTSQPGISKQIKLLEEEIGIRIFIRSGKRVVSVSQPGKAVLDIAERILRDVQNIKNIGSEFTGHDSGSLTVATTHTQARYALPLIVADFVKRYPKVNLTIKQGSPSAIVRMTASGEADLAIVTERIDDGPELAGLPCYEWTHAVIVPGDHPLLECRNPLRIEDLARFPLVTYEFAFNAGSSIARAFAKARLERPDVALAAADTDVLKTYVRLGLGVGLMAKMAYNPDTDGDLQLVDAAHLFEPSPTWIALRSDTYLRGYAYDFIQAFAPHLTREKVDRILYTPVGEDFSI
- a CDS encoding phosphatidylglycerophosphatase A family protein, which encodes MADFKPDWAWLRQRPLRFLAFGFGSGLAPFAPGTFGTLAALPLAFVLILAGVDGWLLALLCAVLFVWGIRICACAEKESGVSDHGGIVWDEIVAMMFVLAFVPFKWAWWLAAFVLFRLFDALKPLPVGWFDKNLHGGLGIMADDMAAAVMTLIVLRIAMLF
- a CDS encoding SLC45 family MFS transporter — translated: MSEYTPQTAKQGLPALAKSTIWMLSFGYLGVQTAFTLQSSQMSRIFQTLGADPHNLGWFFILPPLAGMLVQPIVGYYSDRTWKPRLGGRRLPYLLYGTLIAVIVMILMPNSGSFGFGYASLAALSFGALMIALLDVSSNMAMQPFKMMVGDMVNEEQKSYAYGIQSFLANTGAVVAAILPFVFAYIGLANTAEKGVVPQTVVVAFYVGAALLIITSAFTIFKVKEYDPETYARYHGIDVAANQEKANWFELLKTAPKAFWTVTLVQFFCWFAFQYMWTYSAGAIAENVWHTTDASSVGYQEAGNWYGVLAAVQSVAAVICSFILAKVPNKYHKAGYFGCLALGALGFFSVFFIGNQYALVLSYTLIGIAWAGIITYPLTIVTNALSGKHMGTYLGLFNGSICMPQIVASLLSFVLFPMLGGLQANMFLAAGFVLLLGAFSVFLIKETHGGA
- a CDS encoding glycoside hydrolase family 65 protein — encoded protein: MYTRIMEISPWTLRSAKLEKEHKRLQESLTSLGNGYMGMRGSFEETYSADSHLGTYIAGVWFPDKTRVGWWKNGYPKYFGKAINALNFSKVKIFVDGQEVDLAKNDVAGFAVELDMRHGVLRRSFTVFGVRFDVCKFLSVAQKELAVIRWEAVSVDGKTHQVRIDSIIDADVKNEDSNYEEKFWQVLDKGVSDGLSYIATQTVANPFGVEQFIVNAEQTFAGSFKALGGSQTDWQVSNSFEAEVGGTPETFEKRVIVTTSRDYQGLEAVKAAGRALSEKIAGVAFETLLDAHKAGWLHRWEIADVVIEGSDEAQQGIRFNLFQLFSTYYGEDARLNIGPKGFTGEKYGGATYWDTEAYAVPLYLALAEPEVTRNLLQYRRNQLPQAQHNAREQGLAGALYPMVTFTGIECHNEWEITFEEIHRNGAIPYAIYNYTNYTGDEGYLAKEGLEVLVEVSRFWADRVHFSKRNGKYMIHGVTGPNEYENNINNNWYTNTLAAWVLDYTREALAKYPRPDLNVRAAELEKWADISANMYRPHDEELGVFVQHDGFLDKDIRPVSALSPDDLPLNQKWSWDKILRSPFIKQADVLQGIYFFGDRFNIDEKRRNFDFYEPMTVHESSLSPCIHSILAAELGKEEKAVEMYRRTARLDLDNYNNDTEDGLHITSMTGSWLAIVQGFAQMKTWGGKLSFAPFLPGAWTGYAFHINYRGRLIKVAVGKENVVFTLLKGEPLDLQVYGKDITLNGSHTVALEK
- a CDS encoding OmpA family protein, giving the protein MTKQLKLSALFVALLASGTAVAGEASVQGYTVSGQSHEIVRNNYGECWKNAYFDKASQGRAECGDAVAAPEPAAVVEQAPQYVDETVSLSAKTLFGFDKDSLRAEAQDNLKVLAQRLAQTNVQSVRVEGHTDFMGSEKYNQALSERRANVVANYLVSNGVPASKTSAAGLGESQAQMTQVCEAEVAKLGAKASKAKKREALIACIEPDRRVDVKIRSIVTRQVEPAHNHH
- the ettA gene encoding energy-dependent translational throttle protein EttA gives rise to the protein MSQQYVYSMLRVSKVVPPQKTIIKDISLSFFPGAKIGLLGLNGAGKSTVLRIMAGVDKEFEGEAVPMGGIKIGYLPQEPELDPEKTVREEVESGLGEVAAAQKRLEEVYAEYANPDADFDALAEEQGRLEAIIAAGSSTGGGAEHELEIAADALRLPDWDAKIGNLSGGEKRRVALCKLLLSKPDMLLLDEPTNHLDAESVEWLEQFLVRFPGTVVAVTHDRYFLDNAAEWILELDRGHGIPWKGNYSSWLEQKEKRLENEAKSEAARVKAMKQELEWVRQNAKGRQAKSKARLARFEEMSNYEYQKRNETQEIFIPVAERLGNEVIEFVNVSKSFGDKVLIDGLSFKVPAGAIVGIIGPNGAGKSTLFKMISGKEQPDSGEVKIGQTVKMSLIDQSREGLQNDKTVFDNIAEGRDILQVGQFEIPARQYLGRFNFKGSDQSKIAGQLSGGERGRLHLAKTLLGGGNVLLLDEPSNDLDVETLRALEDALLEFAGSVMVISHDRWFLDRIATHILACEGDSKWVFFDGNYQEYEADKKRRLGEEGAKPKRIKYKPVTR
- the thiL gene encoding thiamine-phosphate kinase, which translates into the protein MKEFDFIKRYLQTGTDKDVVLGIGDDAAIVRPREGFDLCFSADMLLKDRHFFADVKPEDLAWKVLAVNISDMAAMGAIPRWVLLSAALPELDEVWLKRFCGSFFDLAKKFGVTLIGGDTTKGDMAFNVTIIGELPKGRALRRDAAVAGDDIWASGRVGMAAAALNCRLKRCVLPDDVFAECEQKLLRPEPRVGLGLALLPFARAAQDVSDGLAQDLGHILTASGVGAEIWADSLPSLSVLKDILPRAQWLSYTLAGGDDYELVFTASESCRSRVLDAAERCGVPVTRIGKINGGCRLKVLDAGGRELELHSLGFDHFG
- the fnr gene encoding fumarate/nitrate reduction transcriptional regulator Fnr, whose protein sequence is MAPHNTTHQMKTLCSSCSLRELCLPVGLLPNEFSQLDAVIRQSRRLKKGEYLFRAGEAFTSLFAIRSGFFKTTVASQDGRDQVTGFFMSGELIGMDGICSHVHSCDAVALEDSEVCELPFTHIEELGQNIPSLRTHFFRMMSREIVRDQGVMLLLGNMRAEERIAAFLLNLSQRLYSRGFAANDFILRMSREEIGSYIGLKLETVSRTLSKFHQEGLISVEHKHIKILNLQALKKMVSGCSHAI